The genomic stretch TCTCGGAATCTCAACCATGGTACGTTGATTTGTATTACTGATGTAAATCGACTCACGGCGCTGGCTGattttttgtttggttttgttgtttttaGTCGTCGAAGAGAAAGGTTAGGGAGCCAAAGGAAGAGACTGTGACTTTGGGTCCAGCTGTTAAGGATGGGGAACATGTTTTTGGTGTTGCTCGCATTTTTGCTTCCTTTAACGACACTTTCATCGTTAGTATATGAATCTGAATCACTTtgttttttcctatttttttagtttgattAGTTTGAGTTATCGATTTTCGAAGTTTGATTCCGATGATTTGAATTGTTCGTATTGCAGCATGTCACTGATTTGTCTGGCAGGGAAACCCTTGTTCGCATCACTGGTATGCCCTagtgttttttcttcacactcaTTTATTTAATTTCACATGTGTGTATGCTAGGGTTCTCTTGCTTTTGAAGCTTTATGGTTTGAAATTGTGTTTATGTGGATATTTTAAAGTAGATCTGTTTTTCTCATGTGTATGTTTCCTAATTTCAGGTGGAATGAAGGTTAAAGCCGACAGAGATGAGTCATCTCCTTATGCTGCTATGCTTGCAGCACAGGATGTTGCTACCAGATGCAAGGTAACTAGTCTTCGCCCTGTCATTGTTTATTCCATTAACTTTGTTAACTTTTTGCTACTAAAATACTTCTTTTTTGTGAGAAATTTGGATAAATTTGAACTTTATTTACCTTTTTAATGGTTGTTTTGTTGTGGAAATTAGTTTAGTATGTATCAGTTTTTTTCTTTGAAGCTGTCTAGTTTATTTTACTAAATCAACATATTTTGGAACAGGAGCTCGGTATTACCGCTCTTCACATCAAGCTCCGTGCCACTGGTGGAAACAAGACCAAGACACCTGGCCCTGGTGCTCAGGCTGCTCTGCGTGCCCTTGCTAGGTCTGGAATGAAAATCGGCCGTATAGGTATAGTTAATTCCTTAACTTCTCTCCACTACGTATCTATTAGATAGTTTTGTCTTTATTGCCTTGTATAATTATGTCAAAATATTGTGAAATTACCTAAAACAAGTTATCAGACTTAGACTTTAGGGGCTCTTTGATCATTGCATAACCTTTAGTGTAATTTAGAAAATCTGTAAGAAGACTTAAGGGGCTCTTTGATCATTGCATAACCTGTATTTTCTTATTACTCAAATCACCATTTAAATTTGATTCTCACAATAAGGATTTATATTTTGGTTTCATGAAAATGAATGATTGTAGCCAATTTTCATTTGATATTTGTTgtaattcttttattatttttatatattctaaGAGGATTTTGTTTGTATCTTGATTTTACAGAGGATGTTACTCCTATTCCTTCTGACAGCACCCGTAGAAAGAGTGGTAGAAGAGGTAGAAGGCTCTAGATTATATCTTATGGTTTATGGAAAGCTGGAGTTTTATCTTTTACTTTTCATGCGAAAACATGATTGTCATTTTGAAATTTGATATGTAGCCAAGTTTTATTTCACATTTAACATCAAGTATTTTTTGTGTTATGTTTAAGAATGATTTTTATCTGAACATTTATTTAGAAAGACTgcttgatattttgaaatttgctCCATTGCTTGAATTGCTGCTCTGAATTTTGGTAAGTGAACAAAATTATATTGCACAGTTCTAGAATTGAACTGTAATTGAAATCGAATCAAATTGAATTATTCCATGATGAATTATACTATGAACAGCCATAGTCGTACGCCGTAGTTCTGGCTTTTGCTTCTAGTTTTTCTGTATAACCTATATCATCTTCACATTATTTTCTACTTCTAACAAAGGAAATTAAGGAGCTCTCTAACAAACCATGAATCATCACTTTTGAACAATAATTTATATATAGATATAGATATGAAGATGAATTTAGCTATGGATCTATTACCCTATATATTATTTCCATCAAGAAATAAATGATATCAGAGAAATGTAACCCATTTCAAGTGCAATTATGGTAAAGTAAGTGTGAACTTCACTCACCATTATCGCAACAATTGgtctgaatctttttctaacgtCATCATCTCCGATGGGTTTGTTTACACTAATCCAtacacaattaaaaaaatataattgcaaatacccaaaaaaaacttaaaattgaaGATCGAAGGATTGAGTGTCTATGAAGAAGAACAAGCATTTCAAGGTTAAAAAGTGGTTTCTTCTTACGCTTGGGGTAGCTCGAGCCCTCATACAAATTCCATatggatatttttttaaaatttctaaaataCCATTTGGATATGCATATTTGAAGGCATCCTTTTCACATTTTAGGatgttttggatatgcatatttgAGGACACctttttcatatttttgaatatttcggatatgcatatccgaaaacaacATGAGACAGTTTCGAATATGCATGTCCGAAATATTCTTTAGGtcctttatttttgaaaataacaacATTGCATTGTTACAACCGGAGTATCATAGTAACTAAAATTAATACCTCATATTATTCGACAAAATgttatagaaataaaaaatacgtAGACCGAGTAAAAAACGATATCATAATATAGAAATAGTTGTTCGGATATGTCGAAATATTACTACACCGaaaaaagataataaataaacataaactAATACaactactgagtatgcctaatgcAAACTTCCCGCGATCTTCTCTGCCTTCTATATACCGCCTTTGGACCGTCCTTCTCAATAATCCCTATGTCTAATGCCTTCTGCCCAATCAATTGTATCCGTTGGCATATTGGCAGGAGATCAGtgacatggtcatcctcggcatgctggttctccaagagctCCTCATGCACTAACCTAGGTGGACGCTCAGGAGCATCAAGTGTCATGATAGGATGTGACACCTGATAAAACCATGTCACATATCCATCTACACAGTGCCAGCTCCTGGTGGCCCGCGTACGTTGATACTCCTCTAGCACCAAATGATGCCTCAAATCCTCAAAGATAGCTGTGAGATCTCGGCGGGTAACGATGTCGGGAGCAATCTCAAATGGAGATCTTGATATCATCTACACACACCCAAACTGTCTCATGCACTGTTCCGACAGATATCTGACCACGGTGTTGGCCCCGCATGCCACCCATCAGGAATATAATGCGATACAGCCGAATGGGACAACATCACCGTAATCACTGAAGGGCGTCCAGTTGATGTCATCGTGAGCAGTACGATCGAGCTATACACGATGTGGCCCCACTTTCTGATTCCCCATGTGGAGGATGTATCATGCAGCCTTGGGCATGGTGTCAGTGTACAAGGGACCAGGATTGTAGCCGTGGATGCATTGGAAggaagagatgatccagctctgaaacacaaatacgataatatgTTAATATACATTAACAAGTAACATATTAAatgtaatataattaaaaataaatgtaccGTGAGGAGTGTGCAAAAGCCAGTCAACTGTCTGGTCCTCCAGTTGCATGCTTCATTCAACTTCTGGTATATGTATATCGGAGTGGCGCCCCCAATTACACTCGTGAACTATTGTCAAATCAATAAAGTACCAGAGGTATGTCATGTTTGCACTTTAGTCCACAAAGAGGGACGTGccaaccaagaacatgaaccaacaccgCAAGGCGCAAGCTCGGTGGTACTAAACAAAAACACCATCACCCTCCTCCTCGGACTCCGCTTccgccaccaagtggttctcataAAGCTCTTTCAGGACTGCTTGAATATTTTGGAGTTGGGGTTCAACAACGCGGTGTAGCAGCTCCGGGTT from Vicia villosa cultivar HV-30 ecotype Madison, WI linkage group LG4, Vvil1.0, whole genome shotgun sequence encodes the following:
- the LOC131599965 gene encoding small ribosomal subunit protein uS11 → MSSKRKVREPKEETVTLGPAVKDGEHVFGVARIFASFNDTFIHVTDLSGRETLVRITGGMKVKADRDESSPYAAMLAAQDVATRCKELGITALHIKLRATGGNKTKTPGPGAQAALRALARSGMKIGRIEDVTPIPSDSTRRKSGRRGRRL